A genome region from Gouania willdenowi chromosome 9, fGouWil2.1, whole genome shotgun sequence includes the following:
- the LOC114470089 gene encoding homeodomain-interacting protein kinase 3-like, producing the protein MILQPIGYRAPEVCLGLPFSGAIDMWGVGCTLAFLYLNDHLFPIHCEYLMMKCMVEMLGMPSKYHLRFGMYSQRFFCKEDEFGTQWRLLTPEEYSSRNKKKAEEWPKSRAHFSSLDDLLYISEVEDAEEMEDRKVFIDFLKELLHLDGDLRISPVEALQHPFITGSYLSQPRSQTAENTYQMVMEEQKMDWIMELWKFTIIFVATPRPKSVGTGPQARRIWNRSSTGCSPPKDDGHIPSRLGHQGDAASRSTGRAPQISSYGHYESTRLFASSWRSGLIK; encoded by the exons ATGATTCTTCAGCCCATCGGCTACAG GGCCCCAGAGGTTTGTCTTGGCCTTCCATTTTCAGGAGCCATTGACATGTGGGGAGTGGGCTGTACGCTGGCCTTTCTCTACCTCAATGATCATctctttcctatccactgtgaatacctcatg ATGAAGTGCATGGTGGAGATGCTGGGCATGCCGTCGAAATACCACCTCCGCTTTGGCATGTACAGCCAGAGATTCTTTTGTAAAGAGGATGAATTTGGCACACAATGGAGGCTGCTG ACCCCAGAAGAATACTCAtctagaaacaaaaagaaagcagaGGAGTGGCCCAAATCTCGTGCTCATTTCTCATCATTGGATGACCTGCTCTAT ATCTCTGAAGTAGAGGATGCTGAAGAAATGGAAGACAGGAAGGTGTTCATCGACTTCCTAAAAGAGTTGTTACATCTGGATGGGGATCTGAGAATCTCTCCTGTTGAGGCTCTTCAGCATCCCTTTATCACAGGGTCATACCTGAGCCAGCCCAGGAGCCAGACAGCAGAGAATA cgtaccagatggtgatggaggagcagaagaTGGACTGGATAATGGAGCTGtggaagttcaccatcatctttgttg caACACCAAGGCCCAAGTCAGTAGgaaccggaccccaggccagaaggatctggaacagaagcagcaccggCTGCAGCCCGCCCAAGGATGACGGCCACATCCCCAGCCGCCTGgggcaccaaggggacgctGCAAGTCGGAGCACCGGCCGAGCCCCCCAGATCAgcagt TATGGCCACTACGAGAGCACAAGGCTGTTCGCCAGCTCGTGGCGCTCGGGCCTAATAAAAtag